A single genomic interval of Xyrauchen texanus isolate HMW12.3.18 chromosome 8, RBS_HiC_50CHRs, whole genome shotgun sequence harbors:
- the LOC127647767 gene encoding myosin regulatory light chain 11-like, producing MSPKKAKRRAGGGEGSSNVFSMFEQSQIQEYKEAFTIIDQNRDGIISKDDLRDVLASLGQLNVKNEELEAMIKEASGPINFTVFLTMFGEKLKGADPEDVIVSAFKVLDPEATGTIKKEFLEELLTTQCDRFSAEEMKNLFAAFPPDVAGNVDYKNICYVITHGEEKEE from the exons ATG TCACCCAAGAAGGCCAAGAGGAGGGCAGGAGGAGGAGAGGGTTCCTCCAATGTGTTCTCCATGTTTGAGCAGAGCCAGATTCAGGAGTACAAGGAG GCTTTCACAATCATTGACCAGAACAGAGACGGTATCATCAGCAAAGACGACCTTAGGGACGTGTTGGCCTCACTGG GCCAGTTGAATGTGAAGAATGAGGAGCTGGAGGCCATGATCAAGGAGGCCAGCGGCCCAATCAACTTCACCGTTTTCCTGACCATGTTTGGAGAGAAGCTGAAGG GTGCTGACCCTGAGGACGTCATCGTTTCTGCCTTCAAGGTGCTTGACCCTGAGGCCACTGGCACCATCAAGAAGGAATT CCTTGAGGAGCTTCTGACCACTCAGTGCGACAGGTTCTCCGCAGAGGAG ATGAAGAATCTGTTTGCCGCCTTCCCCCCAGATGTGGCTGGCAATGTTGACTACAAGAACATTTGCTACGTCATCACACACGGAGAGGAGAAGGAGGAGTAA